In the Drosophila willistoni isolate 14030-0811.24 chromosome 3R, UCI_dwil_1.1, whole genome shotgun sequence genome, TTCCGGAAAATGGAAGTTTGCATAAAtattacaaataaatattttccttttgttaaTGTAATATGAACATGAATTTGCTTTCGTAAATGGTCTACAATCGTGCTCTGACCTATATTTCTAAAGGGTGTTTATAAGGCGATTTGTAATCTATTATTTTAGCCCTTTagcaaaacagaaagaaaaatgcTTTAAGTGTTTATAAAAGCATTTAAAGGGTATACATTTTGTAACTGTTGGGAGCAATTTTACATGGCTCAATAAAAAGTAAGcttaatacaaaatattttgaatggTGGACAAAAATCATTATTAGTCTTGACACATTTTTTCAGCATATCAAATAGACGGctttaaatcaattttcacACCTTTTTATTGGCAATGAACTCTGATTCGGCCCTTTAAGTGGGCTTAAAAATCACCATTATTTGGCTCAATGGAACCATAAAATGTAATCAAAGCTAATTTTCATCacaatttccatttaattAATACCCACTATTAGCATTctgaaaacaaaacacaagTCACGCACTTCTTAACAAAAGTTGAAAGTAAAACATAAACagaaatttaattaactttcGCCTTTAGTGAACTTAGGATGACAAAGCCGAAACAGAGACCAAGAAGAGAAACAAGAATAATGCTAAGCTGGGCCACAGCTAAATCCTGATAAACCCCTCCTCATTTGATCTATTTTTAAATGACACTCTAATGCGTTAAACTAGTTATCCTAAAAATTCTAAACAACATTCAGACACCCTTATCACATGACTAAAATTGAACCTATGTAATTAAATGTACATTTCGACAGTTTGACATGTGTGTAGGTGTTTGTTCGCCCgattgtgtatgtgtgtgtgtgtgggtgatgGGAGGATGaggattttcattttgaaaagtTTACCAAGTCCACAACCTGACAATGTTAATTGATACGAGGCCAGAGTCCAAATTCCgggtaaaaataaaaagtatcTCTGAAAGCTGACAGCAATAAaagaagagcaaaaaaaagaaaacccccACAACATACAGTGCGTATACGCAACGTGTACGCTAAAAAGCTGATGGCGACACAGCAAGAATAAAACTTTATTGctaatttatttgattaaatttcaCGCGGCGTATTTTGTTGTGAGTTGAAATGGCATTTTGCTGACACCAGGCATCTCGTCGGCTCTACTTGATTTGGCCCGGCTTGACTTGACTTGATTTGCTGCAAATTGATAAGAAAAATACAGTCGGGCAGACAGTCGGTGGAGAGactgtgaaaaaaaaacaggggGCGACAGGACCACTTTTCAAACCACTAAGATCAAAgcagagatagaaagagacagagaccGAGAGAGCTTAGTCAGATCcacaaaataattttgtttaaagcCTCAAAGTCCTGTCGTCACATTCAATTAGACAAATGCTGGCAAAAAACTGTGGCGTATGATTAACATTTGGATATGCAAAACAAGTGCAAAACGTGACACCCGAGAAAAAGATGCAAATGAAAGCGAATGAAATGCATAAATAAGATGTATAAAACGTGAAGTGCCAAATGTGAAATGGCATTATCCTTCACagacacatatacacacatgcTCGCCAAACCACCCACAATTAAAGAAGCTGCCATCAGGCATCAGGTTAAGAGGAAAACGAGAAACCTGAGTATATACATAGCCATCCAGGTGGGTTGGTAGCCATTTGCGAATTTCCGCTCCCGTTGACATTTCCATTTAAATGCGTTACACACTTTTGCACTAGAGTACGAAAAGTAATGACTTTAATTTGAATGGCGTCTTTTATGCTCTACCACCTTTATCTCTTTCTCTACCcccctctcgctctctctctctctctctcaaagTATGGCTTCCCGGTCACAGCATGTTCATGCCGTTAGCTTTTGCAATTTTCCGCATGGCcataaaaaaagtttttcagTTGAGGTAAACTTTAAGCCAAACCAACCATTCAGTGTAGAGTGGCACGTGGTTAGTTAGTTCTTTCTAGATTTCTAGCCACAAAACTTAATTTATTGCCCTTGTAACATAGCCGCATGCCCCTTGCCACAGTTCGCCATTGCATCAACGCCATGTAAATTGAATAAGGGAAAAATCATTCATCTCCTTTGCGGTTCTAGGAAATTGCGAAGTTCTCTAATACAAATATCAATAAAAAGTGTTGACTGCCGTAAGAAAAATGCTAAGAAAAAATATACGCACTGACGACTCAAATAGCAAACAAATTGAACTAATAAAAGCAACGAATTGTCAAAAAAACATGAGACATCTTTTAGATACCCTTTCAAGGCAGAataaaaagcaagaaaaatgaGAAGCAAACTAAAAAGCAAGAAACTTTTGTAGTATTCGATGTTCTAATCAACTAAAAAGTATCGATTAGTAATAATAttctatgttttttaaatGGTTTATATGAATTGCTAAATAATAGACagatttgaaatttaaataattcactTCTTTTAAACTAATAGGTTTTTTCTAtctaacaataaaacaaattttttaaatttataccttttaaatttacttaaaGGAAACagtataaaatatttcaagtgaCATGCTTTCGATAACGAAGTCAATCTAACGGagtgtatacaaatatatattatatatacatacatatatgtggtatatacaaatctatatatatatatataaatatatagaaaataataTCAAAGCCATAAAAAACTGTAACTAAACAGTAGAAGGAACACACAAATTGCAACAGTCAGGCGGCAGAAGCGACCTTCAGGAATAGCAATGGCAACTCAGAGATTGAATTTTCACGCAccaatgacaacaacaacaacaacaaaaacaacaagaacaacactCCTGTCAAATGGGCAAACATTATggcttttatttgtttgtatgattgtgtgtgtgtctgtattcaagtatctacatacatatatacatatacatatacttgtATATATGTTTGGCAGCATTGTAAGGCAGCAGGCAAATCGAATTGACATAAATTGACGGCATTTATTCTCTGTGTCGTTCTACAACTGCAAATGTTTGGCAATTTGCGATTGTGTTAGGGTAGAAAATTGAGTTGGAATATTAAAATAGGAAAATTTTCCTGACTTTAATTCAACAAGTACTGACAAACTAAAGTCGAGCATTTACTTGAACTATTAATACCAAAGCCATATTACCTGTCTACAATTTTGCATTTCCGGCTATCCAATTGAACTTCCTTTACCAAAATAATCCTCAATTAAAGGCCATAACAAAAACCTTTTATCAAATGAGTTTCAATTTCAGGAAaacaaaatgtcaaaatgTGATTTATAGGCAGCATAATTTTCTGCTTAAATATCAGAAGGccaacaacacaaaaaggGACACAAAACAATTGTTTCCCCATGTGAAATGACTGACACATATGAGATACAAACAATCCAAAATGCGTCTGTGTTTGTATCTTTCAATTGTATGCACATTTTGCCAACTAAACTTTATTCaatcagtttaatttttatgcaTTCACTTGCTGGTAACTGCAATTGGAACAGGAAATTTCATTTTGGCTCTTCCAGACTGATTTCCAAACTTGCCTTTTAGCAGGAGACTGAGCTATCGCGAATTCGATAgtcaattttaaaaaccatGCTCAAATTGTATAACCAATTTTACCAACTGTGAGATAAAGACATACCTTTTTCACGTTAACAACTATTTAATTAGCCATCAgaagtttattaaaaaaaacacagtaAATGCTTTTTACGACGACTTTTGTCATTTAACTGTTTTTTAGTCTGCCAGTTCCAAAgcaatttttctcttttattattaatttccGGGGCATTTCTTACTTAGAGACTATGCAGGCGATTAATCTTCATAAAAAAGCTTAATTATCTGTGCATAGAAAATGGGAGAAAAAAGAACATAGCCAAAGGGGAATCCAATGATAGTCATAATCAATATTAATTAAGTAACCTCACACCGATGAAGGTAGCAATTAAAAGTTCGACTGAGAAAATAGCTGCAATTCAAATAGCACACGGAGGAGCAATGCATATTGAAATTCCTTGCGATAGATGTGCAAGGTAGATGGAAACCAATAaatagtcgtttatatttacATGCACCAATGTAAATGCAAATGGCAAAACGtaatattacgtatacgtatACAAGGCACATGAACAAACACATGCATCTCGAAAGAtagtatatacacacatacatacatgtattacatacacacatagcCGTTGGGCTGAGAAATGACAAAGTAGCATTCTGTAGCATCGCTTTGGTATGTATTTACACTGGCTAGGGCCAAAAATTTGATTACTCTGTGGCTTGGATGGGAGAAGAGAATGTGTCTATTTGCCCAATGGCTGGTAAATTCTGGgaaacaaattcaaattgattGTATGCTCTTCTTTTGGTGCGCTTTTGCAGCATCATTCTTGGCAAGAATTAAATCAAGAccaaatagaaagaaagaCTCTAAGCTAAGTTTCTATTGTATATTTTGGCATTACAGGCAAATTGCAATTGGAAAGGTAATATCaatatttgattaattttctaCCTCCACTGAATTTGGCTTAGCATTCGGTCCATCTTTGTGTCTCGCTCATTCTATTGTTGGGTTCGCTACTGTCTCTCTCATATAAAATCAAACTGCatatttaattagttttaaaacaaattgccAAAAACCTTTCTGCTGAGcctaattaaatatttgcgCAAAATCAGACGAGACTTAAAGTTCAAGAAGGGATGGCCCCTAAAAACGAAATGTGCcctttctttttgctttctgtgtttttttttgttgtgttttctttttgtctccTCCTTTTTTGGGCTACACATGTAACAACTTGTTGTTAATTAAGTATACGCACTGGAGTCTGTCTCTTTCAATATGTATCTGCTTCCTTTTCGTTCGCAATGAacgtttagtttagtttttgctgACTTTGCATAAATTGCCTTTGGCTTATTTGGAAATGGAAGCCCTATTCTGGGTGTACCAAATGTATTTCATGTTAATTGCTCGTAAACGAAATGGGCAAAGAGTATTTCCCTAAAACATATGTAAATTACATTTGAAAGCACTTTTATTTGCTCAACTCAtacagaaccaaaaacaaaaaaaaaataagaacgAGAAACCAGCATTTCATCAAGGCTAAGTTTTAATGAAACTTTAAACTAGCTAAGTACtacaaaattaaacaattcaTTAGGCCAACTACATAGATAGGTAGGCGATAAATTGATTATAGGCATTAAGTTTTAATGGGGATTGAAATACACTTTGCACTTTCTatcaaaaacttttcactttggcgaaaacttttttataaGCCAAGCAACGAAACAAATGCTCTAATTAACTGCTGTCgaatttgaaagcaattgtAAATAATTAATGCAACATTATGCTCAATTGCCAAAGAACTTGCATACGAAATTGTTGCAAAACATAAGCCGCACTCAACAGCGGCCAAGAAAGATAACAAAGCCAAGGAAAACCCAAAAACTTTTACAATTTCCAAGGCAACTTGTTTCCGAAGAACTTTTCTCCAGTAATGATAATGGGCAACAGAGTAAGGGATCTGCAAAGCAAAGCAAGGGTCCAACAAGGAAAAGagaatttcaaatgtttcTAGTTATGTGGTTGAACGACTTTAAAGTTCCATTAACGTGATATATGAGGCCTGACCTAAGTCTACTTAAGTGCAGTTTGACCGAAGCAACTTTAAGACATGAAAATGTTACAGAGTTGGAgagaaaatttacaaaaattatacCAAGAGTGCAAAAAGTGCAAGCCAACTAACTGGCAAATGAAAggcaaaaaactaaaatgacAAATTCAAATGCTTTAAGTTACAATTTTGCGAGTCAGCCAGGGCAATCAACAACAATTTGCATTATTGCAACTTAGCAACAAGCcaccaacaaccaacaaccaaACAAACCAAGCAACGCCGACGCAACAAAAAAGTTGCCACAAGCCCCAAAGCCAACCGCAACtaaccaacaaacaaactaCAAGAAGAACAACAGCACCAACAACAGGAAAAACCGTCAACCAACTATGCGACTCATTCCCAACGACATTGtataaacaacaattttagcggatattaaaaacaatgttgctgctactgctgctgctgctgccgttcGCCGTTGCCGGTGCTGCTGCTCAGGGAAAATGGGAAGTTGGCTGAAACAGCCTCTGACATTTGAGTTACATCAAATTTCAAGTTGTGTTTTGTCATTTTCCCATTCAACTGTTCAGTTGCTGTTCTCACTGCTGAGTTTCCCTTTGTCGCTTTGTTCCATTTTTAACCATCGACACTTTGTTCGCCCttagttgttttttctttttttatttttgtggggGAGGGAGGGGGAGAATGGGGCGAGATGCTGGTTATTGTTTTGTAGCGCTCCATTGAACAAGGAACAGGATATCCGCCTGTCGCACTTAAACAAAGTCTGACAATGTCCCGATTGTCGTCAATTGCGGAAGTCACTTGCTGCCAATTCACAGACTCTTTTCGCGGACTTAATTAAGCCTTTGAAGCAGTTGCCAGGCATCTGtgcttaatttaaattaattaaattttcatttacaaaACATTTTCACTAATGTGATGAAGGCTCAAGATAGGATTTTTACACCCACAAACAACATAATACTACAACTGTGAATAGCATTAAAGTTATAATGATTTTCAATCCATTCAAATGAAAGTATATAACTAAGAGTATTTAAGCGAATACCCAAGATAACTAAGTGAAAGAAAGCTGAGTTGATGTCAAGAATACAAAAGGAAACAGTTTGAATATATACGTAATAATAACTACTTTGTCAATCAATATTTTAGGATAGGATGCGAAATATTGAAAGtggaaacaaaaatttgtatattttattgaGTCAAAGAATATCTTTGCGACAGGCAAAGCTGACTGTACTCATATTTATTGAGGATAATAGCTGATTGATTCTAATGATGATAGCATTAATTGGCAATTGGTAATTGTTTTGTCCTTTGGTAAATTTTAGAAGCCGCTGGGTTCTGGGCTGTcctggctctggctctggccCTATGACTGTGCCTGTGTCATAAATTAAGTGGCAATTAGGTGTGAAGGGGACaagaaagcaacaacaaaatcaaattcaaagcTTGTTAATTAGACGCatctaatttaaatttagttgcTAACCGAATTGAGTGAAATCAGTATACTCGACTGTGTGATTTGTCTTAATTTGTATTCGCCTCAATTGCAGGACAAAGGACAAAGCTCATGTAAAGGTGTTGTGCGACTAATTGGCACGTGTTATCGTTTGCTTGCCTAGGTGCCATGGCTAGTaacttgtttgtttgtatgcgTAGCTAATCAAAAGCAAAGAGACGCATGTCTCTTCTCACCTGCCCTTGGCATATCGAGTTTCACTCTCTTTATTGCTATGTGCCAGACAATGACAACAACGCTTTAGTCAAACATGGCTCAAACATTTGTCTGTCATTAACTGCTAAACAATTTGTGCAACTAacttacacatacacatacaaacgTATAGGTCGTAGACCATAAAAGTCATCATCCAATTGAACACCATCGGTTGATGCTGTCACACGCACGGCTCTAATGCGCTTTTGAGTATGTGTATATAAGTGGCGGGCATGGCTTAATCAACTTACGACTAAACAAAGGcacatataaattatttaattaatccTTTGGGTTTATTGGCCCACACAGCCCGCACACATTCACCCATCGTTTGGCACGTCTGTTGCTCGAGTGTttgtaacacacacagaggcgGCCGACTGTGCGTGCGGGCAATCAATGTCATAAacgcagacacacacacatacatacatacataggtgtGAATTGGTTGGCTTGATTGTGATTTTCAATGAATTTCCTAGCCATAAAGGAAAATATGTGGCTCGAGGCTATAAAAAGATACAGAGAAAATACCTAATGCATAGaatggcaaataaaataattcaatATTAAGTTTAAGTGACATAGAAAAAGAGTAGTAAGGTTAGCCAAGCCCACATTCACATATAATGGAAGGTAGATATGTTTTAAGATTTAATTTCCGTAAATATTCATAGCTCAATTACCTTAAATTTACAGTAAAATTTGAAGCCAAAATCGTTTCTTAAGTTCTGTGCTATGTGAATATCTATGTGCATCTGCTACAATACATTTGAGCACAATCCAAGTTCATGCCGGCACGCACTAAATCTTTGCTTTCATGTTGGAGTTTTTGTTTGAatcaaaaacgaaagaaaaactaaaccCTTGCCTGGGCCAAGTTTTTCCTgaattcacacacacacacacacacacgcacacaaacacagcaTGAATGGAGACCCAAAAACCTAAATAGTGGGGGTTATAAATCCCTGCCACATGCCTTTATGCAAAGTTTGGATTAAGTTTTTCCTTTGCCGCCTGGTTTTCCTGCtcagaaaacagaaaacggAGACGATGGCGACTTGGACTAGAAAAAGCTCCCCTCTTTTAATGTTTTACCCCACTGCTGATCCCTTTCCTTCAGTTGCATGACTACccaaaaatttgtaaacaatcAGAAAATGTGTCAACTTagtttcttttcgttttttttttttttatatatattttttcgtcggcagaggctgggcaaCAAATTCGTAACAACAATGGCAACACAATCTGATGGCCAATgccttaaataaatatatacacacaatagtttaaaatttgttcCTTGTGTGTTATTTCTTTTCGGTTCAAAGTGTTGGAAAATTCATTTAAGCCGCTTAGTGAAATTTTTGCCAACAATAATAGTATAATAATAGGAAAggtttttaacttttaaatgCCAGAAGACagcatttaaaataaataaagtaagtGAATCGACTTGCCGAAttgggtataccatgcaccaaattaaactaaatttataatttcgaAGACCAAATGTATGTACTAAAGTGCTTGGATTAAAGAGTCAATCATTGATTTTGAATacaatcacatcaagtaaataTATAATGTTAGAtccaaaatgtttttaacCAAATTTTTTGTAAGCTTTATTTTATTATCGCTATTTGGCAACAATAATATTTCTGGGCAATGGAACAGTGCAAGCACCGACAATCGAGTAGACGGTAAGGCATACGACAACAACGACGTTGACAATGGAACGGATATGCTTTTAGTGAACCTGCTACCCTTGAAGTCCTTGTCGGACTACAGGACATTAGATCGTAGGCAAGGCAAGCGAAATGCCACCGTGGAAGATGAGTTTGAATTTCTCATCAGTGGTGGATATAGGCCAAAAACAAATACTCTGGTTCAATTCATTGTATCTTTGCGCACTTCACAAGGCGAGCATTTCTGCGCTGGTTCAATTATCTCCAAAAATGTAATACTAACAGCGGGCCACTGTCTGTCTATGTGAGTATTGAACATAATTGATCTTTTACACATTTGTTCCTAAAAGCgtgagtttctttttttcaggCCAACACAGAAAATATTTACACCCCAAGAATTAATAGTTGTGGCTGGAACTTCACGTCGTCTTTTGAAATCTGCAAATACTCAAACATTGTCTGTGCAGAAGGTTATACCGCATCCAAAATTCGATTTAACTACACTTGAAAATGATATTGGTATTTTGAAGCTAAAGGATGACATAATAGTTAATGAGGGATTTGTAAACATTATATCGATGGCAGATTCTGAACGAAATATTGGCACAAAA is a window encoding:
- the LOC111519457 gene encoding trypsin-1-like — encoded protein: MFLTKFFVSFILLSLFGNNNISGQWNSASTDNRVDGKAYDNNDVDNGTDMLLVNLLPLKSLSDYRTLDRRQGKRNATVEDEFEFLISGGYRPKTNTLVQFIVSLRTSQGEHFCAGSIISKNVILTAGHCLSMPTQKIFTPQELIVVAGTSRRLLKSANTQTLSVQKVIPHPKFDLTTLENDIGILKLKDDIIVNEGFVNIISMADSERNIGTKCNIIGWGKITAHGPMPDEVLTADMTIRDESECTYEGGPIPKTDICAENENDFEISACSGDSGGPLFCNNKLVGIASAVTSCGQTKTPTVFTDVYKYRKWIAENAAASFRRSSSMVTIDKLMLLLLAIIKLAITL